The region CCTCTTAAGTTTCGGAAAATTGAAAGAACAGGAGTAATACCTGTTCCTGCAACAATAAATATTCCCATCCCTTTATATTTAAAACTACCCTGTGGTTTTCCAATTCTGATTTTATCTCCAATTACCGAGTTGATAATCTTCTTAACAATCATGTTGCCGTTATTATTATACTTGATAATAAACTCAAGATAATCAGCATCAGTTAAACCGGTGAAGCAGAATAATGTTTTTCTGTTAGCTGGATCAGATGCATCAATTGAAAGGTTTGTGAATTGCCCGGGTATAAATGAATACTTTTCAGGTCTTTCAACCTTAATACAAAAAGTATCTAATGCAGCTTGTTTAATATCTAATATCTTTACTTCAGAATAATTCATATTCACAAATCAACTTTTACTGATTCCAGTTATTAATAAAAAGCTGCTGATACCATTATCAAATTAATTGGAGTTTGGTTTCTTCTTTTTTCTGAATGGAATAATAATGCACGCAAATACATTTGTACATATATGCTCAAGACACTAAGCTGCTTTTTAGTTTTAACTTTAATAATTCTGATATTTTTTTTTATTTCAATGCTTTGCAACTGACAAAAAAATTAAACATTGAATTATCTTGCAGCAGGAATTTTCTCTATCTCATCCATTGCAATATTGGCATGTGCATAAGCCGCACCCGATCGCATTTCAGCAGCAACCCAAACAGCTTCCATTATTTCTTCTTTTGTTGCTCCTTTTCTGATTGCTTGTCTGCTGTGTGAT is a window of Ignavibacterium sp. DNA encoding:
- a CDS encoding FAD-binding oxidoreductase, translating into MNYSEVKILDIKQAALDTFCIKVERPEKYSFIPGQFTNLSIDASDPANRKTLFCFTGLTDADYLEFIIKYNNNGNMIVKKIINSVIGDKIRIGKPQGSFKYKGMGIFIVAGTGITPVLSIFRNLRGKNNLAGNKLIYSNKTMEDIIQHNELFEMLNLNYINLFTKQRYNGFYFGRIDENFLKMHITDTKQYFYINGSSHFVKNIFSILKRLDVPDELIIIEEAILKEYQITKS